DNA sequence from the Halobacterium sp. DL1 genome:
GACCTGCGTGACCGCGCGCATCAACAGCCTCGACTTCGAGCGCCCGATTCCCCGCGGCGACATCTGCGTCATCCAGTCCTACGCCTACGCGACGGGCCGGAGCAGCGTCCGGGTCCGCCTGCGTGCGTTCCGCGAGGACCCGCGGTCGGGCGAGGGCGAGCAGACGACGAGTTCCTACTTCGTCTTCGTCGCGGTGGACGAGGAGATGAAACCCACGCCGGTGCCCGACCTGACCGTCGAGACGGAGCGCGACCGGCGACTGGAGCAGGAGGCGCTCGCCGGTGAGACGGGGTCCCGGGACTGAACGACCGGAACCCCGCCGCTGAAATACGCGCCGC
Encoded proteins:
- a CDS encoding thioesterase, with the protein product MPSVTDTFIENRVRVQPDDTNNYASAHGGNVVKWMDEVGAMSAMRLAGETCVTARINSLDFERPIPRGDICVIQSYAYATGRSSVRVRLRAFREDPRSGEGEQTTSSYFVFVAVDEEMKPTPVPDLTVETERDRRLEQEALAGETGSRD